In the genome of Streptomyces globosus, one region contains:
- a CDS encoding glycerophosphodiester phosphodiesterase — translation MYLRPAAAAAAAFLGLAFTALGGASAAAAADPGAPAAAPGLPGPVVYAHRGASAYAPENTLAAVDAAMRLGFDWVENDVQRTKDGELVVIHDDTLARTTDVEEVFPGRAPWRVRDFTAEEVSRLDAGSWFGASFAGARVPTLREYLARVQRNRQRLLLEIKKPELYPGIEEQTLRVLEEEGWLDTAHVQRRLVVQSFSADCVRLVHGLRPDVVTAFLGTPPVADLPAYAEFTDRINPWHTTISADWVAAVHGLVGAHGRALEVDTWIVDDAVTARKVRDMGVDGIISNAPDVVHRAVQEAVLGSLVP, via the coding sequence ATGTACCTCCGACCCGCCGCAGCGGCCGCCGCCGCCTTCCTGGGCCTCGCCTTCACCGCGCTCGGCGGCGCGTCCGCGGCGGCCGCCGCGGATCCGGGCGCCCCGGCCGCGGCGCCGGGCCTGCCCGGCCCCGTCGTGTACGCCCACCGGGGCGCCTCGGCGTACGCGCCCGAGAACACGCTCGCCGCGGTCGACGCGGCGATGCGGCTGGGCTTCGACTGGGTGGAGAACGACGTCCAGCGGACCAAGGACGGCGAGCTCGTGGTGATCCACGACGACACCCTGGCCCGCACGACCGACGTCGAGGAGGTCTTCCCCGGCCGGGCGCCCTGGCGGGTGCGGGACTTCACGGCGGAGGAGGTCTCCCGGCTCGACGCGGGCAGCTGGTTCGGCGCCTCGTTCGCCGGGGCCCGCGTCCCCACCCTGCGGGAGTACCTCGCCCGGGTGCAGCGCAACCGGCAGCGGCTGCTGCTGGAGATCAAGAAGCCGGAGCTCTACCCGGGCATCGAGGAGCAGACGCTGCGGGTGCTGGAGGAGGAGGGCTGGCTCGACACCGCCCACGTGCAGCGCCGGCTCGTGGTGCAGAGCTTCAGCGCCGACTGCGTACGCCTCGTGCACGGCCTGCGGCCGGACGTGGTGACGGCCTTCCTGGGCACCCCGCCCGTGGCCGACCTGCCCGCGTACGCCGAGTTCACCGACCGCATCAACCCCTGGCACACCACCATCTCCGCCGACTGGGTGGCCGCCGTGCACGGGCTCGTCGGGGCCCACGGCAGGGCGCTGGAGGTCGACACCTGGATCGTGGACGACGCCGTGACCGCGCGGAAGGTCCGGGACATGGGCGTGGACGGGATCATCTCGAACGCCCCGGACGTGGTGCACCGGGCGGTGCAGGAGGCGGTGCTCGGCTCACTCGTGCCCTGA
- a CDS encoding methylated-DNA--[protein]-cysteine S-methyltransferase, with amino-acid sequence MDTAERPDGPYLEWTVVPSGIGPLLLAATPQGLVKVGFHAGSEARVRTAVDAVAARLGARARRPRPGAEVLLAEPVRRMAGYFAGSLRSFGLPLDWRLCTGFNREVLQELDRSVPYGSVIGYGELAARVGRPGGAQAVGHAMAANPLPLVVACHRVVENDGGIGGFGGGVETKRALLALEGVLPQPLF; translated from the coding sequence GTGGACACCGCCGAGCGGCCGGACGGGCCGTACCTGGAATGGACCGTCGTCCCCAGCGGCATCGGCCCGCTGCTGCTGGCCGCGACCCCGCAGGGCCTCGTCAAGGTCGGGTTCCACGCCGGCTCCGAGGCCCGGGTCCGCACGGCGGTCGACGCGGTGGCCGCCCGGCTCGGCGCGCGGGCCCGGCGCCCGCGGCCGGGCGCGGAGGTGCTGCTCGCCGAGCCGGTGCGCAGGATGGCCGGCTACTTCGCCGGATCGCTGCGCAGCTTCGGGCTGCCGCTGGACTGGCGGCTGTGCACCGGCTTCAACCGGGAGGTCCTGCAGGAACTGGACCGCTCCGTCCCGTACGGGTCGGTCATCGGCTACGGGGAGCTGGCGGCCCGCGTCGGCCGGCCGGGCGGCGCCCAGGCCGTGGGGCACGCGATGGCGGCGAACCCGCTGCCGCTGGTGGTCGCCTGCCACCGGGTCGTGGAGAACGACGGGGGGATCGGCGGCTTCGGCGGCGGCGTCGAGACGAAGCGGGCCCTGCTGGCCCTGGAGGGCGTCCTGCCGCAGCCGCTGTTCTGA
- a CDS encoding MFS transporter, producing MSAAPGAGTAGPAAAAVDPAELPRLRRRTSWVLIASQVLGGVGVPISVALAPVLAADVGGSEALSGFASTASVIGTAAVSLPLAALMTARGRRPGLVLAYAIGAAGSALVVLAAVVRSFPLLMLGMAAFGAASFAAFQARFAAADLAAPDHRARAISVVVWASTLGAVLGPNLSAPASRSFAGTSIPATAGPFVWAGAVFALTGLLLAVLLRPDPLLTARALAGPDGHGPAGHSLRAGIAAVRASPRARVALVAVAVSHTAMVSIMVMTPVDLAHHGAGLQLIGLVISGHIAGMFAFSPVMGWLADRLGRLTVIGLAAGLLALAALLAGTAGPDHGQNALGLFLLGLGWSAGLVAGSALLTDSVPTGARAAVQGLSDLTMNTCAAVGGAASGLVMSAAGYGWLNAIAAALLLPMAALALLTARRQAAARK from the coding sequence ATGAGCGCCGCACCCGGCGCCGGAACCGCGGGGCCGGCGGCTGCCGCCGTGGACCCGGCGGAGCTGCCCCGGCTGCGCCGCCGCACCTCGTGGGTGCTGATCGCCTCCCAGGTCCTGGGCGGCGTCGGCGTGCCGATCAGCGTCGCCCTGGCCCCGGTCCTCGCCGCCGACGTCGGGGGCAGCGAGGCCCTGTCCGGCTTCGCCTCGACCGCCTCGGTGATCGGCACGGCCGCCGTCTCGCTGCCGCTGGCCGCGCTCATGACCGCGCGGGGCCGCCGCCCCGGCCTCGTGCTCGCGTACGCGATCGGCGCCGCAGGCTCGGCCCTCGTCGTGCTGGCCGCCGTGGTCCGCAGCTTCCCGCTGCTGATGCTCGGCATGGCCGCCTTCGGGGCCGCCTCCTTCGCGGCCTTCCAGGCCCGGTTCGCCGCCGCCGACCTCGCCGCCCCGGACCACCGGGCGCGGGCCATCTCCGTGGTCGTCTGGGCGTCGACCCTCGGCGCCGTCCTCGGCCCGAACCTCTCCGCGCCCGCCAGCCGCAGCTTCGCCGGCACCTCCATACCCGCGACGGCCGGCCCCTTCGTGTGGGCCGGCGCCGTCTTCGCCCTCACCGGCCTGCTGCTCGCCGTCCTGCTGCGGCCGGACCCCCTGCTGACCGCCCGCGCGCTCGCCGGGCCCGACGGGCACGGTCCTGCGGGTCACTCGCTGCGCGCCGGGATCGCGGCCGTCCGGGCCTCGCCTCGGGCCCGGGTGGCGCTCGTCGCCGTCGCCGTCTCGCACACCGCCATGGTCTCGATCATGGTGATGACACCGGTCGACCTCGCCCACCACGGCGCCGGGCTGCAGCTGATCGGGCTGGTGATCAGCGGCCACATCGCCGGCATGTTCGCCTTCTCCCCGGTGATGGGCTGGCTCGCGGACCGCCTCGGCCGGCTCACCGTGATCGGCCTGGCCGCCGGACTGCTGGCCCTCGCCGCACTGCTGGCCGGCACCGCCGGCCCGGACCACGGACAGAACGCCCTCGGCCTGTTCCTGCTCGGCCTCGGCTGGTCCGCCGGGCTCGTCGCCGGCTCCGCGCTGCTGACCGACTCGGTGCCGACCGGTGCGCGGGCCGCCGTCCAGGGCCTCAGCGACCTGACGATGAACACCTGCGCGGCGGTGGGCGGCGCCGCCTCCGGCCTGGTGATGTCCGCGGCCGGCTACGGCTGGCTGAATGCGATCGCCGCGGCGCTGCTGCTGCCCATGGCGGCGCTCGCCCTGCTCACGGCCCGTCGGCAGGCCGCGGCGCGGAAGTGA
- a CDS encoding cupin domain-containing protein, translating into MSTSDHSAAAPASFAVSVPDVPDTALEPEELDPAQVLSGNPAVTGKVLWESPDGSQVRGIWQITPGVVTDTEADELFVVVSGRATVEVEGGATLEVGPGSACVLREGDRTVWTVHETLRKVYQITSAPRPADGP; encoded by the coding sequence ATGAGCACCAGCGATCACAGCGCCGCGGCCCCTGCGTCCTTCGCCGTCAGCGTGCCGGACGTCCCCGACACCGCACTCGAACCGGAGGAGCTCGACCCCGCGCAGGTCCTCTCCGGGAACCCCGCCGTCACCGGCAAGGTGCTGTGGGAGTCGCCCGACGGCAGCCAGGTCCGCGGGATCTGGCAGATCACGCCCGGGGTGGTCACCGACACCGAGGCCGACGAGCTGTTCGTGGTCGTGAGCGGCCGGGCGACGGTCGAGGTCGAGGGCGGCGCGACGCTGGAGGTCGGGCCGGGCTCCGCCTGCGTCCTGCGGGAGGGCGACCGGACGGTGTGGACCGTCCACGAGACCCTCCGCAAGGTCTACCAGATCACTTCCGCGCCGCGGCCTGCCGACGGGCCGTGA
- a CDS encoding pseudouridine-5'-phosphate glycosidase, giving the protein MSQHSASAPRPAGPVLSEEVREAVEQGQPVVALESTIITHGLPRPRNLAVAAELEAAVRAEGAVPATVAVIDGVAHAGLDKDQLERIAAGEGVRKLGHRDLPAALATGATGATTVSATAFLAARAGLRVFATGGLGGVHRGYAQSQDESADLGLLARTRITLVCAGVKSILDVPATLQRLETLGVAVVGYGTERFPGFYLADSGEPVDWTVHRPEEVARMMAAQDALGGPESALVVANPVAEADQLDPQLHDRVLAEALDEARRRGTTGQAVTPFLLDHLVRATGGASLEANLAAVRGNVVLGARIAAAWAARP; this is encoded by the coding sequence ATGTCACAGCACTCAGCATCTGCGCCGCGGCCCGCCGGGCCCGTCCTGTCCGAAGAGGTCCGCGAGGCGGTCGAGCAGGGACAGCCGGTCGTGGCACTGGAGTCCACGATCATCACGCACGGCCTGCCGCGGCCCCGGAACCTGGCGGTGGCCGCCGAGCTGGAGGCGGCCGTCCGCGCGGAGGGGGCCGTACCGGCGACGGTCGCGGTCATCGACGGGGTGGCGCACGCGGGCCTCGACAAGGACCAGCTGGAGCGCATCGCGGCCGGGGAGGGCGTACGCAAGCTCGGGCACCGGGACCTGCCCGCCGCCCTCGCGACGGGGGCGACCGGGGCGACGACCGTCTCGGCGACCGCGTTCCTCGCCGCGCGCGCCGGGCTGCGCGTCTTCGCGACGGGCGGGCTGGGCGGCGTCCACCGGGGGTACGCGCAGTCCCAGGACGAGTCGGCGGACCTGGGGCTGCTGGCGCGGACCCGGATCACGCTGGTGTGCGCGGGCGTGAAGTCGATCCTGGACGTGCCGGCGACGCTCCAGCGGCTGGAGACGCTCGGGGTCGCGGTCGTCGGGTACGGGACGGAACGTTTCCCCGGCTTCTACCTGGCGGACTCCGGCGAACCTGTCGACTGGACCGTGCACCGCCCCGAGGAGGTGGCACGGATGATGGCCGCCCAGGACGCCCTGGGCGGACCGGAGTCGGCCCTGGTCGTCGCCAACCCGGTGGCCGAGGCGGACCAGCTGGATCCGCAGCTGCACGACCGGGTCCTGGCCGAGGCCCTCGACGAGGCCCGCAGGCGCGGCACCACGGGCCAGGCCGTGACCCCGTTCCTCCTGGACCACCTCGTACGGGCCACCGGCGGGGCCTCCCTGGAGGCCAACCTGGCGGCGGTACGGGGCAACGTGGTGCTCGGCGCCCGGATCGCGGCGGCCTGGGCGGCCCGCCCGTGA
- a CDS encoding carbohydrate kinase family protein, producing MTAAGQSPGGAPRPGALLVVGDVVTDVVAVHPEPLAPATDTAARIRTLPGGAGANAACWAAHAGAPEVRLLARVGAESAQWHERALLTAGVRPSLLIDAAEPTGTVVALVGRDTERTFLTDGGAALRLGPGDWSPDLLDGVAHLHLSGYLFFADSARALAAAALADAVARGVPVSVDPASAGFLTALGPDRFLRAAAGIGVLLPNEDEVRLLAGLPASAGTARAAAELSRRVPLVVATRGAAGALVAEGGRVVAEVPAEPARAVDSTGAGDAFTGGFLAARLAGADPAGAARAGCRSAALAVARLGGRP from the coding sequence GTGACGGCGGCCGGCCAATCCCCCGGCGGCGCGCCCCGGCCGGGTGCGCTGCTGGTCGTCGGGGACGTGGTGACGGACGTGGTCGCCGTCCACCCCGAGCCGCTGGCCCCGGCCACCGACACCGCCGCCCGCATCCGCACCCTGCCGGGCGGCGCCGGGGCGAACGCGGCCTGCTGGGCGGCCCACGCCGGCGCCCCGGAGGTGCGCCTCCTCGCCCGGGTGGGCGCGGAGTCGGCGCAGTGGCACGAGCGGGCGCTGCTGACCGCCGGGGTGCGGCCGAGCCTGCTCATAGACGCGGCCGAGCCCACCGGGACGGTGGTCGCCCTGGTCGGCCGGGACACGGAGCGGACCTTCCTCACCGACGGCGGGGCCGCGCTGCGGCTCGGCCCCGGGGACTGGTCGCCGGACCTGCTGGACGGGGTCGCGCACCTGCACCTGTCGGGCTACCTGTTCTTCGCCGACTCCGCCCGCGCCCTGGCCGCCGCGGCGCTGGCCGACGCCGTGGCGCGCGGGGTGCCGGTGAGCGTCGACCCGGCCTCGGCGGGCTTCCTCACCGCGCTCGGTCCGGACCGCTTCCTGCGCGCGGCGGCGGGGATCGGCGTCCTGCTCCCGAACGAGGACGAGGTCCGGCTGCTGGCCGGACTGCCGGCCTCGGCGGGGACCGCGCGGGCCGCGGCGGAGCTGAGCCGCCGCGTGCCGCTGGTGGTCGCCACGCGGGGGGCGGCGGGCGCGCTGGTCGCCGAGGGCGGCCGGGTCGTCGCGGAGGTCCCGGCGGAGCCGGCGCGCGCGGTGGACTCCACGGGCGCCGGGGACGCGTTCACGGGCGGGTTCCTCGCGGCCCGGCTCGCGGGCGCGGATCCGGCCGGCGCGGCCCGGGCGGGCTGCCGGTCGGCGGCCCTGGCGGTGGCCCGGCTGGGCGGCCGCCCGTGA
- a CDS encoding uridine kinase yields MHLEPITWQRMAERLAGHLDEHAPAADPPAWQRVGIDGAPAADTGGLAALLADALRARGRAVLAVPAEGFLRPASLRFEHGRRDADSYLSGWYDTGALWREVFGPTDPGGTGRVLPDLWDPATDRATRSPYAELPPGAAVIVHGPLLLGHWFPFDLSVHIRLSPGALARRTGEAERWTLPAFARYEAETGPAALADAVVRADDPRHPAWTGLRR; encoded by the coding sequence GTGCACCTGGAACCGATCACCTGGCAGCGGATGGCCGAGCGGCTCGCCGGCCACCTGGACGAGCACGCGCCGGCCGCGGACCCGCCGGCCTGGCAGCGCGTCGGCATCGACGGCGCGCCCGCCGCGGACACCGGCGGCCTTGCCGCGCTGCTCGCCGACGCCCTGCGCGCCCGCGGCCGGGCCGTCCTCGCCGTCCCCGCCGAGGGGTTCCTGCGACCGGCGTCCCTGCGGTTCGAACACGGCCGACGGGACGCCGACTCCTACCTCTCCGGCTGGTACGACACCGGCGCCCTGTGGCGGGAGGTGTTCGGTCCGACCGACCCGGGCGGCACCGGGCGCGTCCTGCCCGACCTGTGGGACCCGGCGACCGACCGCGCCACCCGCAGCCCCTACGCCGAACTCCCGCCCGGCGCCGCGGTCATCGTGCACGGGCCGCTGCTGCTGGGCCACTGGTTCCCCTTCGACCTCAGCGTGCACATCCGCCTCTCCCCGGGGGCGCTGGCGCGCCGCACCGGGGAGGCCGAGCGCTGGACCCTGCCTGCCTTCGCCCGCTACGAGGCCGAGACCGGCCCCGCGGCGCTCGCCGACGCCGTCGTCCGGGCCGACGACCCCCGCCACCCCGCCTGGACCGGCCTGCGCCGCTGA
- a CDS encoding WGR domain-containing protein: protein MARETTYLELSQDGGGAHKFYEVVVDGTTVVVRYGRIGAAGQVQQSSFPTAERARAAAAKKIGEKIRKGYAPAVQGQRAARPVTRRQVASAPSTARAVAPVLWRFRTGASAFGIHVDEDRCWVGNQAGDVYTLSHGGEVLARYSLPDGVKCLVADEFWIYAGCDDGAVYDLSSKVPFKAYDIAEDVDIFWLDIREGVLNVADANGGLTVIDHEDEFQWSRKSSGAQAWMVRADADAVYHGHVDGVTAYAPDGSGELWHTRTNGQVLFGWQEDDAVFAGTARHCVQRLSKETGALEATFRCDAAVYSCATSPDGRHVFAGDSSSSVYCFAADGRRLWKLGTGSGSALSMQYLDERLYLVTTDGSLVCVDASEAAISAAREGTVPTAVDVKSAAALPVYTPAASAAAVAAVPAAAAPVDGVVVECVQQGGRLRVHVVSGGYEPSWNVQFPRGIREPGARYVVDGLHAASGGFYRVRGEIRRLV, encoded by the coding sequence ATGGCTCGCGAGACCACGTACCTGGAGCTGTCCCAGGACGGCGGCGGGGCGCACAAGTTCTACGAGGTCGTCGTGGACGGCACCACCGTGGTGGTGCGCTACGGGCGCATCGGGGCCGCCGGCCAGGTGCAGCAGTCGTCGTTCCCGACCGCCGAGAGGGCGCGCGCGGCCGCCGCGAAGAAGATCGGGGAGAAGATCCGCAAGGGGTACGCGCCCGCGGTCCAGGGGCAGCGCGCGGCCCGTCCGGTGACGCGCCGCCAGGTGGCCTCGGCGCCGTCGACGGCGCGGGCGGTCGCCCCGGTGCTGTGGCGGTTCCGGACGGGCGCCTCCGCCTTCGGGATCCACGTGGACGAGGACCGCTGCTGGGTCGGCAACCAGGCGGGCGACGTGTACACGCTGAGCCACGGCGGCGAGGTGCTGGCCCGCTACTCGCTGCCGGACGGGGTCAAGTGCCTGGTGGCGGACGAGTTCTGGATCTACGCGGGGTGTGACGACGGCGCCGTGTACGACCTCTCCTCGAAGGTCCCGTTCAAGGCGTACGACATCGCGGAGGACGTCGACATCTTCTGGCTGGACATCCGCGAGGGCGTGCTGAACGTCGCGGACGCGAACGGCGGCCTGACGGTGATCGACCACGAGGACGAGTTCCAGTGGTCGCGGAAGTCGTCGGGGGCGCAGGCGTGGATGGTCCGGGCCGACGCGGACGCCGTCTACCACGGGCACGTGGACGGTGTGACGGCCTACGCCCCGGACGGCAGCGGCGAGTTGTGGCACACGCGGACCAACGGGCAGGTGCTGTTCGGCTGGCAGGAGGACGACGCGGTCTTCGCGGGCACGGCGCGGCACTGCGTCCAGCGCCTGTCCAAGGAGACGGGCGCGCTGGAGGCGACGTTCCGGTGCGACGCGGCGGTGTACTCGTGCGCGACGTCGCCCGACGGCCGGCACGTCTTCGCGGGCGACTCGTCCTCGTCGGTGTACTGCTTCGCCGCGGACGGGCGGCGGCTGTGGAAGCTCGGCACGGGCAGCGGCTCGGCGCTGTCCATGCAGTACCTGGACGAGCGGCTGTACCTGGTGACGACGGACGGCTCGCTGGTCTGCGTCGACGCGAGCGAGGCGGCGATCTCGGCGGCCCGGGAGGGCACGGTGCCGACGGCGGTGGACGTGAAGTCCGCGGCGGCGCTCCCCGTCTACACCCCGGCGGCCTCGGCCGCGGCGGTGGCGGCCGTCCCGGCGGCGGCCGCTCCGGTGGACGGCGTGGTGGTGGAGTGCGTCCAGCAGGGCGGGCGGCTGCGGGTGCACGTGGTGTCGGGCGGCTACGAGCCGTCGTGGAACGTGCAGTTCCCCCGGGGGATCAGGGAGCCGGGCGCCCGCTACGTGGTCGACGGGCTGCATGCGGCCTCCGGCGGGTTCTACCGGGTCCGCGGCGAGATCCGCCGCCTGGTCTGA
- a CDS encoding DUF2293 domain-containing protein yields the protein MSLVVFESAKPVHCARCRCGPLRHLVREAGVPRCLDCADLGHLVYLPRGDAALTRRAREASSLSAVVVRFNRRRHRHERQGVYVEDAALARAERACLADAEARARRRERDRLRRAAEDVRFTAAFAGEILRLFPGCPADRAQAIAAHASVRGSGRVGRTAAGRALDEPAVYVAVRAAVRHTDTEYDALLMAGVPRFAARARLAAKIDAVLDAWRIPPQSAAPGAGPGAAAAPASGAVPDAAAAAPP from the coding sequence ATGAGCCTGGTCGTGTTCGAGTCGGCGAAGCCGGTGCACTGCGCCCGGTGCCGCTGCGGCCCGCTGCGGCACCTGGTGCGCGAGGCGGGGGTGCCGCGGTGCCTGGACTGCGCGGACCTCGGTCACCTCGTCTACCTGCCGCGCGGGGACGCGGCGCTCACCCGGCGGGCCAGGGAGGCGAGTTCCCTGTCGGCGGTCGTCGTCCGCTTCAACCGGCGCCGCCACCGCCACGAACGGCAGGGCGTCTACGTGGAGGACGCCGCGCTGGCCCGGGCGGAGCGAGCCTGTCTGGCGGACGCGGAAGCGCGGGCGCGCCGCCGCGAGCGGGACCGGCTGCGGCGGGCCGCCGAGGACGTCCGCTTCACGGCGGCGTTCGCCGGGGAGATCCTGCGGCTGTTCCCCGGCTGCCCCGCGGACCGGGCGCAGGCCATCGCCGCGCACGCCTCGGTCCGGGGCAGCGGCCGGGTGGGGCGTACCGCGGCCGGCCGGGCCCTGGACGAGCCCGCCGTGTACGTGGCGGTGCGGGCGGCCGTGCGGCACACCGACACCGAGTACGACGCGCTGCTGATGGCGGGGGTGCCGCGGTTCGCAGCCCGCGCCCGGCTGGCCGCGAAGATCGACGCGGTCCTGGACGCCTGGCGCATCCCCCCGCAGTCCGCGGCCCCCGGGGCCGGCCCCGGCGCGGCGGCGGCTCCGGCCTCCGGCGCGGTGCCGGATGCTGCGGCGGCCGCCCCGCCCTGA
- a CDS encoding chaplin produces MRHSRRNGLIATVVAGGGLAVAGVSGFAYADADASGSAEGSPGLLSGNLIQLPVNTPVNVCGNTVNVVGLLNPAAGNSCANTGSGSGSAPSGGSSTGGGSHAEGGATGSPGVVSGNGIQLPVALPVNVSGNSVNVVGIGNPSVGNSSVNGEQPKPPQPVEPPKPVKPVTPAKPVQPVAPPKEQPVVQDAPPKGPALAHTGADGVGYLAPAAGGILLGGALLYRRFRLG; encoded by the coding sequence ATGCGTCACAGTCGCCGTAATGGCCTGATTGCGACGGTGGTCGCGGGAGGCGGACTCGCGGTCGCGGGTGTGAGCGGCTTCGCGTACGCCGACGCGGACGCGAGCGGCTCGGCCGAGGGCTCGCCGGGGCTGCTGTCCGGGAACCTGATCCAGCTGCCGGTGAACACGCCGGTCAACGTGTGCGGCAACACCGTGAACGTGGTGGGCCTGCTGAATCCGGCGGCGGGCAACAGCTGTGCCAACACCGGCTCGGGCAGCGGGTCCGCGCCGTCCGGGGGCAGCAGCACCGGCGGCGGCTCCCACGCGGAGGGCGGGGCGACGGGGTCGCCCGGCGTCGTCTCGGGCAACGGCATCCAGCTGCCGGTCGCGCTCCCCGTCAACGTCAGCGGCAACTCCGTGAACGTCGTCGGCATCGGCAACCCCTCGGTCGGCAACAGCTCCGTCAACGGCGAGCAGCCGAAGCCGCCGCAGCCGGTCGAGCCGCCGAAGCCGGTCAAGCCGGTCACGCCCGCCAAGCCGGTCCAGCCCGTCGCGCCGCCGAAGGAGCAGCCGGTGGTCCAGGACGCCCCGCCGAAGGGCCCGGCCCTCGCCCACACCGGCGCCGACGGCGTGGGTTACCTCGCGCCCGCCGCGGGCGGCATCCTCCTCGGCGGCGCGCTCCTGTACCGGCGGTTCCGCCTCGGGTAG
- a CDS encoding SWIM zinc finger family protein, with amino-acid sequence MITARDDRRRTFAALPAGADPATWWGRAWAASLERAAPDAARMERGRAYAAEGHVEAVTVTPGRIVAYVRGSRARPYRTELALGVLADGEWEGLLEAVAGDPAALAALLEREVPQVLAESVLPGPGELLPRCSCPDTGRPPCKHAAALCHRAARLFDEDPFALLLLRGRGERELTAELTRRNAAHAARERPAAAAGFPGIPARAALARTVLPPLPAPAAAPAAPAAPPGWPHDPAIPGAPDPLALDQLAADAAARALALLATGEDPFGGLGLWQDAVRLASAHHTAGLTGPARTLYRELARATGRTTTDLARAAAAWRQGGPAGLAALEEPWDPPAGPFDRARPALLAAAQGSFRPERNRLTCVTRQLRLGRDGLWYAYESRPGAEDWWPTGRPSPDPVSALAG; translated from the coding sequence ATGATCACCGCGCGGGACGACCGCCGCCGCACCTTCGCCGCCCTCCCCGCCGGCGCGGACCCGGCCACCTGGTGGGGCAGGGCCTGGGCGGCGTCGCTGGAGCGGGCCGCGCCCGACGCGGCACGCATGGAGAGGGGGCGGGCGTACGCGGCGGAGGGGCATGTCGAGGCCGTCACGGTCACACCGGGCCGGATCGTGGCCTACGTACGGGGCAGCCGGGCGCGCCCGTACCGGACGGAGCTGGCCCTCGGGGTGCTCGCCGACGGCGAGTGGGAGGGTCTGCTGGAGGCCGTGGCAGGCGATCCGGCGGCGCTGGCAGCCCTGCTGGAGCGGGAGGTTCCGCAGGTGTTGGCGGAGTCCGTTCTGCCCGGGCCGGGCGAGCTCCTGCCGCGCTGCTCCTGCCCCGACACCGGCCGGCCGCCGTGCAAGCACGCGGCGGCGCTGTGCCACCGGGCGGCCCGCCTGTTCGACGAGGACCCGTTCGCCCTGCTCCTGCTGCGCGGCCGCGGCGAGCGGGAGCTGACCGCCGAGCTGACCCGCCGCAACGCCGCCCACGCCGCACGGGAGCGGCCCGCCGCCGCGGCCGGCTTCCCGGGCATCCCGGCGCGCGCGGCCCTCGCCCGCACGGTGCTGCCGCCGCTGCCCGCCCCGGCGGCGGCCCCGGCCGCGCCCGCGGCGCCGCCCGGGTGGCCGCACGATCCCGCGATACCGGGCGCCCCGGACCCGCTGGCCCTGGACCAGCTCGCCGCGGACGCGGCCGCCCGGGCTCTGGCGCTGCTGGCCACCGGAGAGGACCCGTTCGGCGGGCTCGGCCTGTGGCAGGACGCCGTCCGGCTTGCCTCCGCCCACCACACAGCCGGCCTCACCGGGCCGGCCCGCACCCTGTACCGGGAGCTGGCCCGCGCCACCGGGCGGACCACGACGGACCTGGCGCGGGCCGCGGCCGCCTGGCGGCAGGGCGGCCCGGCCGGCCTCGCCGCCCTGGAGGAGCCGTGGGACCCGCCCGCCGGCCCCTTCGACCGGGCCCGACCGGCGCTCCTCGCCGCCGCGCAGGGCTCCTTCCGCCCGGAGCGCAACCGGCTCACCTGCGTCACGCGCCAGCTCCGGCTGGGGCGTGACGGGCTCTGGTACGCGTACGAGTCCCGGCCGGGCGCCGAGGACTGGTGGCCGACGGGCCGCCCCTCGCCGGACCCGGTCAGCGCGCTGGCGGGGTGA